One stretch of Pseudomonas sp. NC02 DNA includes these proteins:
- a CDS encoding ABC transporter substrate-binding protein — protein sequence MPRFSRAVALIGLLLLAQAVAAERLRLVADAWPPFTDATLVNGGLATDIVTTALARAGYASEFEQVPWARALMGVGDGRYDVLVNAWYDDARTQLGQFSGEYLLNRVLFLKRRDDPIDYQNLEQLHDYPVAVVRGYAYSAAFDADPQLQKVPVHNFAMAVRMLAAQRVRLTLEDEFVARYYLARESATVRNAVEFLPVPLSENSLHILVSLKNPQHQQIVAGFDREIARMKADGSYARLMKQHGM from the coding sequence ATGCCGCGATTTTCTCGTGCCGTTGCTTTGATCGGTTTGTTGTTGCTGGCCCAGGCGGTGGCGGCAGAACGCTTGCGACTGGTGGCGGATGCCTGGCCGCCGTTCACTGACGCCACCCTGGTCAATGGTGGTTTGGCCACCGACATCGTGACCACCGCCCTGGCCCGTGCCGGCTATGCCAGTGAGTTTGAACAGGTGCCCTGGGCCCGCGCCCTGATGGGTGTGGGCGATGGGCGTTACGACGTATTGGTGAACGCCTGGTACGACGATGCGCGTACTCAGCTGGGGCAGTTTTCCGGCGAATACCTGCTCAACCGGGTGCTGTTTCTCAAGCGCCGCGACGATCCCATCGACTACCAGAACCTGGAGCAGTTGCACGACTACCCCGTCGCGGTGGTGCGTGGCTATGCCTATTCAGCGGCGTTCGATGCCGATCCGCAATTGCAGAAAGTCCCGGTGCATAACTTCGCCATGGCCGTGCGCATGCTGGCGGCGCAGCGGGTGCGGCTGACGCTGGAGGACGAATTCGTCGCCCGCTACTACCTGGCTCGAGAGTCCGCCACCGTGCGCAACGCGGTGGAGTTTTTGCCGGTGCCGCTGAGCGAAAACAGCCTTCACATTCTGGTTAGCCTGAAAAATCCTCAGCATCAGCAGATTGTTGCCGGGTTTGATCGGGAGATTGCCAGGATGAAGGCAGATGGCAGTTATGCGCGGTTGATGAAGCAGCACGGGATGTAG
- a CDS encoding helix-turn-helix domain-containing protein: protein MDVSKTKSSFYRRLYVAYLIDSQLASSVPALTEVTGMPRRTAQDTIAALADLDIVCEFEQEDGARNHAGRYRIRDWGAIDRRWIEANLASIKQVLDYP, encoded by the coding sequence ATGGATGTGAGCAAGACCAAAAGCAGCTTCTACCGGCGCCTGTATGTGGCGTACCTGATTGATAGCCAGCTGGCCAGCAGCGTGCCGGCACTGACCGAGGTGACGGGCATGCCCCGGCGTACTGCACAGGACACGATTGCGGCGTTGGCGGACCTGGATATTGTGTGTGAGTTTGAACAGGAAGACGGGGCCCGCAATCATGCCGGGCGCTATCGGATTCGTGATTGGGGCGCGATTGATCGGCGCTGGATCGAGGCGAACCTGGCGAGCATTAAACAGGTGTTGGATTACCCCTGA
- a CDS encoding GNAT family N-acetyltransferase, with protein sequence MTVEWVCKHHSDLGKEQLYAILRLRSEVFVVEQKCVYQDIDGQDLDGDTHHLMAWDDGQLQAYLRLLDPESQGGDVVIGRVIVAPSARGTGLGHQMMDEALRQAEKQWPDVPIYLSAQAHLQGYYGRYGFVVAGEEYLEDDIPHIGMRRA encoded by the coding sequence ATGACAGTCGAATGGGTCTGCAAACACCACAGTGACCTGGGCAAGGAGCAGCTGTACGCCATTTTGCGCCTGCGCTCGGAGGTCTTCGTGGTCGAGCAGAAATGCGTGTACCAGGACATCGACGGCCAGGACCTGGACGGTGATACCCATCACCTGATGGCCTGGGATGATGGTCAACTGCAGGCCTACCTGCGCCTGCTGGATCCTGAATCACAGGGTGGTGATGTGGTGATCGGCCGGGTGATCGTTGCGCCGAGCGCGCGGGGTACCGGGCTGGGCCACCAGATGATGGATGAGGCCCTCAGGCAGGCAGAGAAACAGTGGCCCGACGTGCCGATCTATCTGTCGGCCCAGGCGCATTTGCAGGGGTATTACGGGCGGTACGGGTTTGTGGTGGCGGGTGAGGAATACCTTGAGGATGACATTCCACATATAGGCATGCGCCGGGCATGA
- the yccS gene encoding YccS family putative transporter has translation MSSTSFKQSMRRLWALDKFSYSVRVFIALTGSMALCWYQNEMALLIPLFLGIIASALAETDDNWQGRLNALAVTLVCFSTAALSVELLFPYPWIFAIFLALSSFGLTMLGALGERYGAIASATLILSVYTMIGVDQRGGAVTDFWHEPLLLVAGAAWYGALSVLWQVLFSNQPVQQSLARLFRELGRYLKLKSSLFEPIRQLDVEARRLELAQQNGRVVAALNAAKEIILHRVGNGRPGSKVSRYLKLYFLAQDIHERASSSHYPYNALAEAFFHSDVLFRCQRLLRQQGKACQTLAESIQMRQPFVYDDSFAEALGDLNASLEHLRIQSNPAWRGLLRSLRALAANLSTLDRLLGDAANPDSLADATDSSLLDRAPRNLKEMWTRLRTQLTPTSLLFRHALRLPLALSIGYWMVHLIHPSQGYWIILTTLFVCQPNYGATRRKLGQRIIGTAIGLTIAWALFDLFPNPLIQSMFAIAAGLVFFINRTTRYTLATAAITLMVLFCFNQVGDGYGLFLPRLFDTLLGSLIAGLAVFLFLPDWQGRRLNKVLANTLTCNSIYLRQIMQQYAAGKSDDLAYRLARRNAHNADAALSTTLANMLMEPGHFRKEADVGFRFLVLSHTLLSYLSGLGAHRETQLPAEVREHLIEGAGKTLAASIDEIATGLANKQPIAIQSDAEEALAVDLEQMPDEIDEGQRLVQTQLALICRQLGPLRTLAAHLIKDTSEA, from the coding sequence ATGTCATCGACCTCCTTCAAGCAGTCCATGCGGCGCCTTTGGGCACTGGATAAGTTCAGTTACAGCGTACGGGTATTCATCGCCCTGACCGGCAGCATGGCGCTGTGCTGGTACCAGAATGAAATGGCGCTGCTGATCCCGCTGTTCCTGGGGATTATCGCCAGCGCCCTGGCCGAGACCGATGACAACTGGCAAGGCCGGCTCAACGCCCTGGCCGTGACACTGGTGTGCTTCAGCACTGCGGCACTGTCCGTCGAACTGCTTTTCCCATATCCCTGGATCTTCGCGATCTTCCTGGCGCTCTCCAGCTTCGGCCTGACCATGCTCGGTGCCCTCGGCGAGCGTTATGGAGCGATCGCTTCGGCCACCCTGATTCTCTCGGTCTACACCATGATCGGCGTGGACCAGCGCGGTGGCGCCGTCACCGACTTCTGGCATGAACCCTTGCTGCTGGTGGCCGGCGCCGCGTGGTATGGCGCGCTGTCGGTGTTGTGGCAGGTGCTGTTTTCCAACCAGCCGGTGCAGCAGAGCCTGGCGCGACTGTTTCGCGAGCTGGGGCGTTACCTCAAGCTCAAGTCGTCACTGTTCGAACCGATCCGCCAACTGGATGTGGAAGCGCGGCGCCTGGAACTGGCGCAGCAGAACGGCCGCGTGGTGGCAGCACTGAACGCCGCCAAAGAGATCATCCTGCACCGGGTCGGCAATGGTCGCCCGGGCTCCAAGGTCAGCCGCTACCTCAAGCTGTACTTCCTGGCCCAGGACATCCACGAGCGCGCCAGTTCCTCGCACTACCCTTACAACGCCCTCGCCGAAGCCTTCTTCCACAGCGACGTGCTGTTCCGCTGCCAGCGCCTGCTGCGCCAGCAAGGCAAAGCCTGCCAGACCCTGGCCGAATCGATCCAGATGCGCCAGCCGTTCGTTTATGACGACAGCTTTGCCGAAGCCCTGGGCGACCTGAATGCCTCCCTAGAACACCTGCGCATCCAGAGCAACCCGGCCTGGCGCGGCCTGCTGCGCTCCCTGCGCGCCCTGGCCGCCAACCTGTCGACCCTGGACCGCCTGCTGGGCGACGCCGCCAACCCCGACAGCCTGGCCGATGCCACCGACAGCAGCCTGCTGGACCGTGCACCGCGCAACCTCAAGGAAATGTGGACACGCCTGCGCACGCAGTTGACGCCGACTTCGTTGCTGTTCCGCCATGCCCTGCGCCTGCCCCTGGCGCTGAGTATCGGCTACTGGATGGTGCACTTGATTCACCCGTCCCAAGGCTATTGGATCATCCTCACCACGCTGTTCGTGTGCCAGCCAAACTACGGCGCCACCCGACGCAAGCTGGGCCAGCGGATCATCGGCACGGCCATCGGCCTGACCATCGCCTGGGCGCTGTTCGACCTGTTCCCCAACCCGCTGATCCAGTCGATGTTCGCCATCGCCGCGGGCCTGGTGTTCTTTATCAACCGCACCACGCGCTACACCCTGGCGACTGCCGCGATCACGCTGATGGTGCTGTTCTGCTTCAACCAGGTGGGCGACGGCTACGGGCTGTTCCTGCCACGGCTGTTCGATACCTTGCTCGGCAGCCTGATCGCCGGACTGGCGGTGTTCCTGTTCCTGCCGGACTGGCAGGGCCGGCGCCTGAACAAGGTGCTGGCCAATACCCTGACCTGCAACAGCATCTACCTGCGCCAGATCATGCAGCAGTACGCCGCGGGCAAAAGCGACGACCTGGCTTACCGCCTCGCCCGGCGCAATGCCCACAACGCCGACGCCGCGCTGTCCACCACCCTGGCGAACATGCTGATGGAGCCGGGGCATTTCCGTAAGGAAGCGGACGTGGGGTTCAGGTTCCTGGTGCTGTCCCACACGCTGCTCAGCTACCTGTCGGGGCTGGGCGCCCACCGGGAAACCCAACTGCCGGCGGAAGTGCGCGAGCACTTGATCGAAGGCGCCGGGAAGACGCTGGCGGCGAGCATCGACGAGATCGCCACGGGGCTGGCGAACAAGCAGCCAATTGCGATTCAGAGTGATGCCGAGGAAGCCTTGGCAGTGGATCTGGAGCAGATGCCGGATGAGATTGATGAAGGGCAGCGGCTGGTGCAGACGCAATTGGCGCTGATCTGCCGGCAACTGGGGCCGTTGCGCACGTTGGCGGCTCACCTGATCAAAGATACCAGCGAAGCCTGA
- a CDS encoding M48 family metallopeptidase, which translates to MTALKYLQAYPPALQEQVRQLIAKDQLGDYLTQRYPERHGVQSDKALYNYAQALKQEHLRNAPAIDKVLFDNRLDLTHRALGLHTTISRVQGGNLKSKKEIRIASLFKEAAPEFLRMIVVHELAHFKESDHNKAFYKLCEYMLPGYHQVEFDLRVYLTWRDLQGKP; encoded by the coding sequence ATGACCGCGCTGAAATACCTCCAGGCCTACCCCCCAGCATTGCAGGAGCAAGTGCGCCAGTTGATTGCCAAGGACCAACTCGGCGACTACCTGACCCAGCGCTACCCCGAACGGCATGGCGTGCAGAGCGACAAAGCACTGTACAACTACGCCCAGGCCCTGAAGCAGGAACACCTGCGCAACGCCCCGGCCATCGACAAGGTGTTGTTCGACAACCGCCTGGACCTGACCCACCGCGCCCTCGGCCTGCACACCACCATCTCCCGGGTGCAGGGTGGCAACCTCAAGTCGAAGAAAGAAATCCGTATCGCCTCGCTGTTCAAGGAAGCCGCGCCGGAATTTCTGCGCATGATCGTGGTACACGAACTGGCGCACTTCAAGGAATCGGACCACAACAAGGCGTTCTACAAACTCTGTGAATACATGTTGCCGGGCTACCATCAGGTGGAATTCGACCTGCGGGTGTACCTGACCTGGCGGGACCTGCAGGGCAAGCCCTGA